The Gammaproteobacteria bacterium genome window below encodes:
- the tssM gene encoding type VI secretion system membrane subunit TssM: MIRWAFIIAGLLALSLLIWFGGPMVAINEYVPLKSVTARLLTIVIIIMTWAIVQLLKQIKAKQDNEGLIAGLESSTQEAGEDSAFGSEDVSMLQRNFNEALGVLRKTKHQGGQGEEKLNELPWYIIIGPPGSGKTTAIANSGLRFPLGDRFGNQALRGVGGTRDCDFWFTDEAVLVDTAGRYTTQDSHAETDRAGWDGFLGLLKKHRKRRPINGVMIGISLAELMQQNESERLHHATTIKHRIQELNQKLGIKFPVYVLFTKTDLVAGFNEFFEDMGRDDRSQVWGITFPMDAASAREGVVKHFSGEFDTLIARINSRVLPRMNQERDLQRRNMIHSFPHQMASLKQTADSFLQEIFRPSRYESPFLLRGVYFTSGTQEGTPIDRIMGSLASIFGIDRTAAPHFSGQGRSYFITNLFKQVIFPEAGVAGTDQRLEKQRAWLLRAAYAGAVIITMAATLTWTGSYSANSAHINRVSENLNNYLAMAQQSKTSRDVAAILPELHSLNQARTVYANSGLTWLSSLGLNKRSSVEPAADEAYRRVLVSDFLPRLANRLEEQLVTRGANSEYLHGALKAYLMLYDTKNLDPEFFKLWVNLDWQNSNPGDKTRQQQLGDHMNALFENGFNPIKVNPTLIAKTRNVLRRIPLAERVYTRLKQEAAANDTLAINIAGIVSGPGQSPFSLKNGDDTVKNIPSLFTYKGFHDVYMSEGMEIATETTDENWVLGSREQHDVDPAELNKQVQKLYLADYIQTWDALINNLQIAKFKNIDHAIDNLELLSGPQSPIVGILKTLDTNTSLNRLPDNPEANAAAGAATALSSKAKRVASVMKKVQGVNLSKLVKGPGLKVQNTFEPVNKLVQSKGSIPPPINDVLAQVGEVHNFMLDIAAGSRGSAALQAAAKRMSGGSGDAIGRLRLKASRLEEPVRSWMLSIADHSWRVVLNSAHAHINNIWEADIVPNFNRGLKNRYPLRKTSTEEISLTDFSKFFGPDGDLDTFYKRYLSPFVNVTRRGWSLRSFENQTLGLSRSALNSLENAYIIKNTFFADGSPLPSVSFKLKPTYLDGNIVQFSLNIDGQQLVYKHDPQRFKNLKWPGPDGPSRVRMSFKASSGSHISRTKDGPWGFFRVLDQSEVTKTALNDQYKVTFEINGHKAKYELRADSVVNPFRLGALESFSCPTRL, encoded by the coding sequence ATGATCCGTTGGGCGTTTATCATTGCAGGCTTACTGGCCCTGTCCCTATTAATCTGGTTTGGCGGCCCTATGGTGGCCATCAACGAATATGTTCCCCTAAAAAGCGTTACCGCCAGACTGTTAACGATTGTCATTATCATTATGACCTGGGCAATCGTGCAATTGCTCAAACAAATTAAAGCCAAACAGGATAACGAAGGACTGATTGCCGGCTTGGAATCATCCACACAGGAAGCCGGCGAAGACTCCGCTTTTGGCAGCGAAGATGTTTCCATGCTGCAAAGAAACTTTAACGAAGCGCTGGGCGTACTTCGTAAAACCAAACACCAAGGCGGCCAAGGCGAAGAAAAGCTAAACGAATTACCCTGGTACATTATTATTGGCCCTCCGGGTTCAGGAAAAACCACGGCTATTGCCAATTCCGGATTGCGGTTTCCCTTGGGAGACCGATTCGGCAATCAGGCCTTACGTGGTGTCGGCGGTACCCGCGATTGTGACTTTTGGTTTACTGACGAAGCTGTACTGGTGGACACCGCCGGACGCTACACCACTCAGGACAGCCACGCAGAAACCGACCGTGCCGGTTGGGATGGTTTCCTCGGACTTTTGAAAAAGCACCGCAAACGCCGCCCCATCAACGGCGTCATGATTGGTATCAGCCTGGCTGAGTTAATGCAACAAAACGAATCCGAACGGTTGCATCACGCCACTACCATCAAGCATAGAATTCAAGAACTAAACCAAAAGCTGGGAATAAAATTCCCGGTCTATGTCCTTTTCACCAAAACGGATTTGGTGGCGGGATTTAACGAATTTTTCGAAGATATGGGACGTGATGACCGAAGCCAGGTATGGGGTATCACCTTTCCGATGGATGCGGCTTCTGCCCGTGAAGGCGTGGTAAAACATTTCTCCGGTGAGTTTGATACTCTAATAGCCCGTATCAACAGCCGCGTACTGCCGCGAATGAATCAAGAACGGGATTTGCAACGACGCAATATGATTCACAGCTTTCCTCACCAAATGGCAAGTCTGAAGCAAACCGCGGATTCTTTTCTGCAGGAAATTTTTCGTCCGAGCCGCTACGAATCACCGTTCCTGTTGCGCGGTGTCTATTTTACCAGCGGTACCCAGGAAGGTACGCCAATCGACCGTATTATGGGTTCATTGGCCAGCATATTCGGTATTGACCGCACGGCAGCGCCGCATTTTAGCGGTCAAGGTCGCAGTTATTTCATTACCAATTTGTTTAAACAGGTCATTTTTCCTGAAGCCGGTGTGGCGGGAACGGACCAGCGCCTGGAGAAACAAAGAGCTTGGTTGTTACGAGCCGCTTATGCAGGTGCCGTCATCATCACAATGGCGGCAACCTTAACCTGGACCGGCAGTTATAGCGCCAATTCTGCTCACATCAACCGGGTATCGGAAAACCTGAATAACTACCTTGCCATGGCTCAGCAATCCAAAACGTCGCGGGATGTGGCCGCCATCCTGCCGGAATTACACTCGTTAAATCAGGCACGCACCGTCTATGCGAACAGCGGTTTGACCTGGTTATCCAGTCTTGGCTTGAACAAACGTTCCTCCGTGGAACCCGCAGCGGATGAAGCTTATCGACGGGTACTGGTCAGCGATTTTCTACCGCGACTCGCCAATCGATTAGAAGAACAACTCGTCACACGGGGAGCCAACAGCGAATATTTACATGGCGCACTGAAAGCCTATTTAATGCTGTACGATACCAAAAATCTGGACCCCGAATTCTTTAAACTTTGGGTTAACCTGGATTGGCAAAACAGCAATCCCGGCGATAAAACCCGCCAACAACAACTTGGCGATCATATGAACGCCTTATTTGAAAACGGCTTTAATCCCATTAAAGTCAACCCTACCCTGATCGCAAAAACTCGAAATGTTTTGCGCCGCATTCCGTTGGCTGAGCGCGTCTACACCCGCCTAAAACAAGAAGCAGCAGCCAACGACACTCTGGCAATTAACATAGCCGGCATAGTGTCGGGACCGGGCCAATCTCCTTTTTCTTTAAAAAATGGAGATGACACGGTGAAGAATATTCCCAGCCTGTTCACTTACAAAGGTTTTCACGATGTTTATATGTCCGAGGGGATGGAAATCGCTACCGAAACCACCGATGAAAACTGGGTATTAGGTTCTCGCGAACAGCACGATGTGGACCCGGCTGAATTGAACAAACAAGTTCAGAAACTGTATCTGGCTGACTATATTCAAACCTGGGATGCCTTGATTAACAACTTACAAATTGCCAAATTTAAAAATATCGATCATGCCATAGACAATCTGGAACTGCTGTCGGGACCGCAATCCCCTATCGTTGGCATATTAAAGACTCTGGACACCAACACGTCTTTGAACCGCTTACCGGATAACCCCGAGGCCAATGCCGCCGCCGGTGCTGCTACTGCTCTTAGCAGTAAAGCCAAACGTGTTGCCAGTGTGATGAAAAAGGTCCAGGGCGTCAATTTATCCAAGCTGGTAAAAGGCCCCGGTTTAAAAGTGCAAAACACATTTGAACCCGTTAACAAGCTGGTTCAGAGTAAAGGCAGCATACCGCCACCCATTAACGATGTACTGGCGCAAGTGGGTGAGGTCCACAACTTTATGTTGGACATCGCCGCGGGTTCGCGCGGCAGCGCGGCTTTGCAAGCGGCTGCAAAACGTATGTCCGGTGGCAGCGGCGATGCCATTGGGCGTTTGCGTTTGAAAGCATCCCGCTTAGAGGAGCCGGTTCGAAGCTGGATGCTGAGCATTGCCGATCACAGTTGGCGAGTGGTACTCAATAGCGCTCACGCTCACATCAACAACATTTGGGAAGCGGATATTGTACCCAACTTTAACCGCGGCTTGAAAAACCGTTATCCTTTGCGTAAGACCAGCACAGAAGAAATTTCGCTTACGGATTTTTCAAAATTTTTCGGGCCCGATGGCGATTTGGATACTTTCTACAAGCGATATTTAAGCCCCTTCGTCAATGTCACTCGCCGAGGTTGGTCACTACGGTCTTTTGAAAATCAGACATTGGGGCTTTCCCGGTCCGCATTGAACTCATTGGAAAATGCATACATCATCAAAAACACATTTTTTGCCGATGGCAGCCCTCTACCTTCTGTTAGCTTTAAACTTAAACCCACTTATCTGGACGGAAATATTGTGCAATTTTCATTGAACATTGACGGTCAACAGTTGGTGTATAAACATGATCCACAACGGTTTAAGAATTTGAAATGGCCCGGACCGGATGGACCCAGCCGAGTACGCATGTCGTTTAAAGCCAGCTCGGGCAGCCATATCAGCCGCACCAAAGACGGCCCTTGGGGTTTCTTCCGTGTGTTGGATCAGTCGGAAGTAACCAAAACCGCGCTCAACGACCAATACAAGGTCACTTTTGAAATCAACGGCCACAAAGCCAAATATGAGCTCAGAGCCGACAGCGTGGTGAACCCATTTCGACTGGGCGCTTTGGAAAGTTTCAGCTGCCCCACAAGGTTATAG
- the icmH gene encoding type IVB secretion system protein IcmH/DotU, which translates to MSSDDPFNRDDADRTIIVKPNPGGQRSSHMPPPGYVPPAPAFSPPPAEPPMQQAPMQAQPQYAPPPQFAQPQYAPAAPISYALPENPTGPNVLTDAAARLLALVGRLKSSPHHNDVGGLHRQVAQEIQSFENNARNRSVSPEAVLAARYALCAAIDEAVLNTPWGSTSLWSSQSMLSSFHQETGGGEKFFQILDRIKTDPRRNIDLLELYSICLALGFEGRYRIMDHGRSQLESLKDELHRIIRTHRGDYERELSPRWRGLNTRMNRLRQVPFWAVATIAGAVMFGIYVGFNFILHQSSSPVVDRLENINPTAVVIKKEES; encoded by the coding sequence ATGAGTTCTGACGACCCTTTTAACCGAGATGATGCCGACCGCACGATCATTGTCAAACCCAATCCCGGTGGCCAGCGTTCCAGCCACATGCCACCACCGGGTTATGTCCCACCGGCCCCGGCTTTCTCGCCGCCACCGGCAGAACCACCCATGCAACAAGCTCCGATGCAGGCGCAACCCCAATATGCACCACCACCCCAATTTGCCCAACCACAATATGCACCGGCAGCACCTATATCTTATGCTCTTCCCGAGAACCCCACAGGGCCTAATGTGCTGACCGACGCCGCTGCGCGTCTTCTGGCCTTAGTGGGTCGTTTAAAAAGCTCACCTCATCACAATGATGTCGGCGGACTACACCGTCAGGTCGCCCAGGAAATCCAGAGTTTTGAGAATAATGCCCGCAATCGCAGTGTTTCTCCGGAAGCCGTTCTGGCGGCACGATATGCCTTGTGCGCCGCGATTGATGAGGCAGTGCTCAACACCCCCTGGGGTAGTACCAGTTTGTGGAGCAGTCAGAGTATGTTGAGCAGCTTTCACCAGGAAACCGGTGGCGGGGAAAAGTTTTTCCAAATTCTCGATCGCATAAAAACCGATCCACGCCGCAACATTGATTTACTGGAACTTTATTCCATTTGCTTAGCGCTCGGCTTTGAAGGCCGTTATCGCATTATGGACCATGGACGCTCGCAACTGGAATCGTTAAAGGATGAACTGCACCGCATTATCCGGACCCACCGGGGTGATTATGAGCGGGAACTGTCACCTCGTTGGCGTGGCTTAAATACCCGAATGAATCGCTTGCGACAAGTGCCCTTTTGGGCCGTTGCCACCATTGCCGGTGCTGTTATGTTTGGTATTTATGTGGGCTTTAACTTTATATTGCATCAATCATCTTCTCCTGTGGTGGATCGGCTGGAAAACATCAATCCCACCGCTGTTGTAATTAAGAAGGAAGAATCATGA
- a CDS encoding low molecular weight phosphotyrosine protein phosphatase, which translates to MENKVKVLFVCMGNICRSPTAEGVFAKMVNDNGLAEKIQLDSAGTHAYHVGEPPDRRAQQCALSRGVDLSPLRARKAVPQDFEIFDYVLAMDEDNYSLLKQICPPGMEYKLSLFLDYAPNLGIREVPDPYYGGTQGFERVLDMVEEASQGLLGMIRDKNGW; encoded by the coding sequence ATGGAAAATAAAGTCAAAGTCCTTTTTGTGTGTATGGGCAATATTTGTCGTTCACCCACCGCAGAAGGAGTGTTTGCAAAAATGGTGAACGATAATGGTTTGGCGGAAAAAATACAGTTGGATTCAGCCGGTACTCACGCCTATCACGTTGGCGAGCCGCCGGATCGCAGAGCGCAGCAATGTGCATTGTCCCGAGGCGTAGACTTAAGTCCATTGCGTGCCCGCAAGGCGGTACCTCAGGATTTTGAAATCTTTGATTATGTGCTGGCGATGGATGAGGACAACTACTCCCTGCTAAAGCAGATTTGTCCTCCCGGAATGGAGTATAAGCTCAGTCTGTTTCTGGATTACGCGCCTAATCTGGGGATTAGAGAAGTCCCCGATCCTTACTATGGTGGCACCCAAGGTTTTGAACGAGTGTTGGACATGGTGGAAGAGGCTTCACAGGGTCTGCTGGGAATGATTCGTGATAAAAATGGTTGGTGA
- a CDS encoding response regulator — FRSIGRDVEGMRKDGSTFPLELAVSEMVIDGERLFSGIVRDITERKKSEQALIEARNFAEDSARSKADFLANMSHEIRTPMNAIINLSYLALKGETDNKTYDYIKKIQSASKNLLGIINDILDFSKIEARSLVLEAIPFNLHSVLNDLATVIGYRALENYIEVLFHIDTKVPTYLLGDPLRLSQILTNLISNAIKFTQKGEVVLTVSVAGIKDDIYSIEFCISDTGIGMNEEQQANLFQPFKQADGSISRKYGGTGLGLVISRYLVDLMHGEITVESQLGKGSIFKFTIPIQQDIQTEKNAEKLMDLSNIRVLVVDDNSTARLIATDTLVAMGIQTDAIESGTKALEILQKNDAATIYDVVLLDWRMPGLDGHETMIRIREDSQIKIKPKIILCTAFGIEVVREQSRKHQADGYLGKPYNNSTLLNAILNCLKHTLQSKSKPENAGKANVKEMKKIVGKRILLVDDNEINQMIAIDLLDSVGVEVTAAGSAKECFECLEQQQFDLVLMDIQMPEIDGLEATRIIRNDARFDCIPIIAMTAHAMESDREKSLAAGMNGHLTKPIDPDELYKTVIQWTNKKPMRETVAENTIVQDELPESIKGIDLKVGLAQVRGNGALFRKLLIKFVEQYADASDKFEKLMGKNAQEDAIRLVHSIKGVAGSLGAMGLFEAAANLETELRNESVNPDSKLFKQKLREVIKGISHGLTESA, encoded by the coding sequence CTTCCGATCTATAGGTCGTGATGTGGAAGGTATGCGCAAGGACGGCAGTACATTTCCCTTGGAGTTGGCTGTTAGTGAGATGGTGATCGACGGTGAACGTTTGTTCTCAGGAATTGTTCGGGATATTACTGAACGTAAAAAATCTGAACAGGCATTAATCGAAGCCAGAAATTTTGCCGAAGACTCAGCCAGATCCAAGGCAGATTTCCTGGCTAACATGAGCCATGAAATCCGCACTCCCATGAATGCAATCATCAATCTGTCCTATCTGGCTTTGAAAGGTGAGACGGATAACAAAACCTACGACTATATTAAAAAAATTCAGAGTGCATCAAAAAACTTATTAGGTATTATTAATGACATTCTGGATTTTTCCAAGATTGAAGCTCGAAGTTTAGTGTTGGAGGCTATCCCCTTTAACTTGCACAGTGTATTAAACGACCTGGCCACGGTTATTGGCTATCGGGCTTTGGAAAACTACATTGAAGTTCTGTTTCATATTGATACCAAGGTGCCTACTTACTTGTTGGGCGACCCCCTGAGGTTGAGTCAGATATTGACCAATCTAATCTCTAATGCCATCAAGTTTACTCAAAAGGGTGAAGTGGTTCTTACCGTCAGTGTTGCCGGAATAAAAGATGATATCTATTCCATTGAATTCTGTATTAGCGATACCGGCATTGGCATGAATGAAGAACAGCAGGCTAATTTGTTCCAACCGTTTAAGCAGGCCGATGGTTCCATTAGCCGAAAATACGGTGGTACCGGCCTGGGACTTGTCATCAGTCGATACTTAGTGGATTTAATGCACGGTGAAATTACGGTGGAGAGTCAGCTGGGCAAAGGGAGTATATTCAAATTTACGATACCGATACAACAAGACATACAAACTGAGAAAAATGCGGAAAAATTAATGGATTTGAGTAATATCCGCGTACTGGTCGTTGACGATAATTCCACTGCCAGACTCATCGCCACTGATACATTGGTGGCGATGGGGATTCAAACGGATGCGATCGAGAGCGGAACCAAGGCATTGGAGATTCTGCAGAAAAACGACGCTGCTACCATATATGATGTGGTCTTGCTGGATTGGCGTATGCCAGGATTGGACGGTCACGAAACCATGATCAGAATTCGGGAAGACAGCCAAATCAAGATAAAACCTAAGATTATTCTATGTACAGCTTTTGGTATAGAAGTGGTTCGTGAACAGTCACGCAAACATCAGGCTGATGGCTATTTAGGAAAACCCTACAATAATTCTACCTTGCTCAATGCGATTCTCAACTGTCTGAAACATACCTTACAGAGTAAATCAAAACCGGAAAATGCTGGAAAAGCAAACGTAAAGGAGATGAAGAAAATCGTTGGCAAGAGGATTTTGCTGGTTGACGATAACGAAATTAATCAGATGATTGCCATAGATCTTCTTGATAGCGTTGGAGTAGAGGTGACCGCCGCCGGTTCAGCCAAAGAGTGTTTCGAGTGTTTGGAACAGCAGCAATTTGACCTGGTGTTGATGGATATACAGATGCCGGAAATTGACGGCCTGGAAGCAACGCGCATTATCAGGAATGATGCACGTTTTGACTGCATACCTATTATAGCCATGACTGCACATGCCATGGAGAGTGATCGGGAAAAAAGTCTGGCGGCAGGTATGAATGGTCATCTGACAAAACCCATAGATCCGGATGAGCTTTATAAAACCGTCATTCAATGGACAAACAAAAAACCGATGCGTGAGACAGTCGCGGAGAATACTATTGTGCAGGATGAACTACCCGAATCCATAAAAGGCATTGATCTGAAAGTAGGGCTTGCCCAGGTCCGGGGTAACGGCGCACTTTTTCGTAAACTCTTAATTAAGTTTGTTGAGCAATACGCTGATGCGAGCGATAAATTTGAAAAGCTTATGGGTAAAAACGCTCAGGAAGATGCTATTCGCTTGGTGCATTCCATCAAAGGAGTGGCGGGTAGTCTGGGTGCGATGGGTCTTTTTGAAGCGGCGGCCAATCTGGAAACCGAATTGCGCAACGAATCAGTTAACCCTGACAGTAAATTATTCAAGCAAAAACTTCGTGAAGTTATCAAAGGTATATCTCATGGGCTCACTGAAAGTGCCTGA
- the tagH gene encoding type VI secretion system-associated FHA domain protein TagH yields the protein MSITFSITNQPAAIPGQSISKTFEQGGTIGRTRTCDWVLVDASRFISGKHATISQQNGHYQITDTSTNGVYINDAKLPLGKGNSAPLQHGDTLKIGEYIISISINEAMVAEPVDHMGSGNAFVSNPPAMQNFVGNSHASPVDPLDLFNNPPPSINSDTPFQLVDDYLPEAAPKPVPRQTQSDNSSPLANHFTPPNIIPDDWLSDKSQAAVAEPIISEDNLRFSSPASLRSGAATRSGFTSSGQIPELKPAGKPTGKPVLKKRPAPPPAQKPVSGEYAAPAALQAVLNGMNVNGLNIPPEKANSFLHTVGEVVKECVNGAFNVLRARTNIKSEFRMSMTTIQAAENNPLKFSVNVDEAIRNMFGNTTGSYLPPVKALKEGFEDIEGHQLAVMAGTQAAILALLKRFDPRYLELHFDNAHGRGILPGTKKAKYWDSYEDYFREVASSVEDNFQNMFGEEFARAYEAQIQRLLMSRRNSR from the coding sequence ATGAGCATTACATTCAGCATCACCAACCAACCCGCGGCAATACCGGGCCAATCCATCTCAAAGACATTTGAGCAAGGAGGCACCATAGGCCGTACGCGCACCTGTGACTGGGTACTGGTGGATGCCAGCCGATTCATATCAGGCAAACATGCCACGATTAGTCAACAAAACGGCCACTACCAAATAACCGATACCAGCACCAATGGCGTCTATATTAATGACGCCAAGTTACCATTGGGAAAAGGTAACAGCGCACCCCTGCAACACGGCGATACATTGAAGATCGGTGAGTACATTATTTCCATCAGCATCAATGAGGCTATGGTCGCTGAGCCGGTAGACCACATGGGCAGCGGGAATGCCTTTGTCTCCAACCCTCCCGCTATGCAGAATTTTGTCGGTAACAGCCATGCATCGCCCGTAGATCCCTTGGACCTGTTCAATAACCCGCCACCATCCATCAATAGTGATACCCCTTTCCAGTTGGTAGACGACTATTTACCGGAAGCGGCCCCCAAACCGGTACCTAGACAAACGCAAAGTGACAACTCCTCGCCTTTAGCGAATCATTTTACGCCACCCAATATTATTCCCGATGATTGGCTATCGGATAAATCACAAGCAGCAGTCGCCGAACCGATAATTTCCGAGGACAATTTAAGATTCTCCTCTCCGGCTTCATTACGATCCGGCGCCGCAACCCGTTCCGGCTTTACCAGTTCCGGGCAAATCCCCGAACTTAAACCTGCAGGTAAACCGACTGGCAAACCCGTACTCAAAAAACGACCTGCACCGCCTCCGGCACAAAAACCGGTATCTGGAGAATACGCAGCACCGGCAGCCTTGCAAGCCGTTCTGAACGGCATGAATGTGAACGGTTTGAATATACCCCCCGAGAAAGCCAATTCCTTTTTACATACCGTGGGAGAAGTCGTCAAAGAATGCGTCAATGGGGCTTTTAATGTGCTGCGTGCAAGGACTAACATTAAAAGCGAATTTCGCATGTCCATGACCACGATCCAAGCGGCGGAAAACAATCCCTTAAAATTTTCTGTTAATGTGGATGAAGCCATACGAAACATGTTTGGTAACACCACCGGGAGCTATTTGCCGCCTGTCAAAGCTTTAAAAGAAGGTTTTGAAGATATAGAGGGTCACCAGCTGGCTGTTATGGCCGGCACGCAAGCTGCCATTCTGGCTTTGCTAAAACGCTTTGATCCGCGTTATCTGGAATTGCATTTTGATAATGCCCATGGCCGAGGCATCTTACCCGGCACCAAGAAAGCCAAGTATTGGGATTCCTACGAGGACTACTTTCGTGAAGTTGCCTCCAGCGTGGAGGACAATTTTCAAAATATGTTTGGCGAAGAGTTTGCCCGTGCTTATGAGGCTCAAATTCAACGACTTCTGATGTCACGACGCAACAGTCGCTAA
- the tssK gene encoding type VI secretion system baseplate subunit TssK gives MSWNNKVIWSEGLFLRPQHFQQNDRYFETYIQGRCSGIRNYSWGIKEIVIDDGALALGKVAISRLRGILPDGTPFNIPHDDEPPISLDITEDVRNKVVYLTLPLKRRDATEVEALDNEESLARFYPKVDKCRDNNAGMTEQMEIEVGTMRLNLMLEGEGLGQYATLGIARIVECRSDKKVVMDLDYIPPVLDCRAAPKLYDFLSELEGLFHQRGDVLAGRVSSSGRGGSAEIADFMLLQCVNRYEPLMNHLATSEGLHPETFYQYAVQMAGELATFSSTNRRTLKFPTYNHENLADTFAPVMNELRRSLSMVMEQTAVPLNLQAHKYGIHVATIADRNLLKNSYFVLAAHANIPTEELSSRFPAQVKAGPAEMISELVNLQLPGIALHQMAVAPRQIPYHSGFSYFELNRSSDLWKKMSNTGGFAFHIGGEFPGLELEFWAIKE, from the coding sequence ATGTCATGGAATAATAAAGTAATCTGGTCAGAGGGCTTGTTCCTGCGACCACAGCACTTTCAACAAAACGACCGCTATTTCGAAACCTACATCCAAGGACGTTGTTCCGGGATTCGAAATTACAGCTGGGGCATCAAGGAAATCGTCATTGATGACGGCGCACTGGCACTGGGGAAAGTCGCTATCAGCCGCCTCAGAGGTATTCTTCCTGATGGCACTCCGTTTAATATTCCACACGATGACGAACCACCCATTAGCCTGGATATCACCGAGGATGTGCGTAATAAAGTGGTGTATCTGACTCTGCCCTTGAAAAGACGTGACGCCACCGAAGTGGAAGCCCTGGATAATGAGGAGAGTCTGGCACGGTTTTATCCCAAAGTAGACAAATGTCGAGACAATAACGCCGGCATGACCGAACAGATGGAAATTGAAGTGGGCACCATGCGCCTGAATCTGATGTTGGAAGGTGAAGGCTTGGGACAATACGCCACGCTGGGCATAGCCAGAATCGTCGAATGTCGTTCGGACAAAAAAGTCGTAATGGACTTGGACTATATCCCACCGGTACTGGATTGTCGTGCCGCACCCAAGCTATACGACTTCCTCAGCGAACTCGAAGGTCTGTTCCATCAGCGCGGTGACGTGCTGGCCGGGCGGGTATCCAGCTCCGGCCGCGGAGGCAGTGCCGAGATTGCGGATTTTATGCTGTTACAGTGCGTTAATCGCTATGAGCCTTTAATGAACCATTTGGCTACCAGCGAAGGTTTGCATCCGGAAACTTTTTATCAATACGCTGTACAAATGGCCGGAGAACTGGCCACTTTCAGCAGCACCAATCGCAGAACCTTAAAGTTTCCCACCTATAACCATGAAAATCTGGCCGACACTTTCGCGCCAGTAATGAATGAGCTGCGTCGATCCCTGAGCATGGTCATGGAACAAACCGCGGTGCCGCTGAATCTCCAAGCTCACAAATACGGTATTCATGTAGCCACGATAGCCGATCGCAATCTGTTGAAAAATTCCTACTTTGTTTTGGCGGCCCACGCCAATATTCCTACAGAAGAATTATCCAGTCGTTTTCCAGCCCAGGTAAAAGCAGGACCGGCTGAGATGATCAGTGAGCTGGTCAATTTACAACTGCCGGGCATCGCTTTGCATCAAATGGCTGTGGCTCCCCGGCAAATCCCCTATCACTCCGGCTTCAGCTACTTTGAACTGAACCGTTCCAGTGATTTGTGGAAAAAAATGTCAAACACCGGTGGGTTTGCATTCCATATCGGAGGCGAATTTCCCGGACTTGAACTTGAATTTTGGGCAATCAAAGAGTAG
- the tagF gene encoding type VI secretion system-associated protein TagF, with protein MSTATSGPGFYGKIPSNGDFLNRRTPREFLEPWDAWLQKSIARSKEQLSDQWLDTYLTSPIWRFVLGPSICGNQAYAGVLMPSVDKVGRYFPLTILVPIPNGFNILQLPKDMNDWFDAAEQQALNALDEPFDLDAFDKAVEQLDVPVSISATAYSTATTNTVSVHSSGKSTFQALATNQEMIGPYLNLLNHFLFCFNKHYSVWWTSGSPKVKPCFLTSQGLPPVEGYSGFLDGRWPLWGWHESENTKVVTQSNAQGGIIPEDWNL; from the coding sequence GTGAGTACGGCCACAAGCGGACCTGGTTTTTATGGAAAAATCCCCAGTAATGGGGATTTTCTCAACCGTCGCACACCTCGAGAATTCCTGGAACCCTGGGATGCCTGGTTGCAAAAAAGCATCGCCAGAAGTAAAGAACAACTATCCGACCAATGGTTGGACACTTATCTGACCAGCCCCATTTGGCGTTTTGTGTTGGGCCCCAGTATTTGCGGCAATCAGGCCTATGCCGGAGTTTTGATGCCTTCGGTAGACAAAGTGGGACGGTACTTTCCACTCACCATTTTAGTCCCCATACCCAACGGCTTTAATATTTTACAATTACCCAAAGACATGAATGACTGGTTCGATGCAGCAGAACAACAAGCCTTAAATGCGCTGGACGAGCCATTCGATCTGGATGCATTCGATAAAGCCGTTGAACAACTGGACGTACCTGTTTCGATAAGCGCAACCGCTTATTCAACGGCCACCACCAATACCGTTTCCGTACACAGTAGTGGCAAATCCACTTTTCAAGCCTTAGCAACAAACCAGGAAATGATTGGACCGTATTTGAACTTGTTAAACCATTTCCTTTTTTGCTTTAATAAACACTACAGTGTTTGGTGGACATCCGGATCACCTAAAGTCAAACCTTGTTTTCTAACAAGCCAGGGACTTCCTCCTGTTGAAGGATATTCCGGTTTCTTAGACGGTCGCTGGCCGTTGTGGGGTTGGCATGAAAGCGAAAATACCAAGGTGGTGACACAATCCAACGCTCAAGGCGGCATAATCCCTGAAGATTGGAATTTGTAA